In a genomic window of Acropora muricata isolate sample 2 chromosome 2, ASM3666990v1, whole genome shotgun sequence:
- the LOC136909616 gene encoding zinc phosphodiesterase ELAC protein 1-like isoform X1, protein MELHSLGTGSCYPSPHMGASCTALKHESGCWMFDCGEGSQIQLRKSCIKPGKLTKIFITHLHGDHLFGLPGLLCTIGLNCAENRPPIEIFGPVGLRKYLRVCLELSQSLLGFTNSVHELHCSHSDFCQSGNTGPLDSSTTDRQHSNETLGRTIFENKDCLWQVCQESNLTVFAAPLKHRTLCFGYVVQEKQIPGKLDPSLLKQKGIPPGPLYSKIKNGESIIAPDGSQITPNEVMGLPRPGRKLVILGDTCDSSKIKTIAADADVVVHEATLADELKEACIDYGHSTPEMAGQFATSIRAKKLVLTHFSQRYKSVGNAESTINVDESENVSKLVKQAEKTFTGCIIAADDFMVIQVLLKN, encoded by the exons ATGGAGCTGCACTCTTTAGGTACTGGATCATGTTATCCTTCTCCGCATATGGGAGCATCATGTACAGCCTTGAAGCATGAATCAGGTTGCTGGATGTTTGATTGTGGCGAGGGAAGTCAGATTCAACTTAGGAAGAGTTGCATTAAACCAGGAAAACTTACGAAGATTTTTATCACTCATCTTCATGGAGATCATTTGTTCGGGCTCCCTGGCTTATTATGCACGATAGGGTTAAACTGCGCGGAGAATAGGCCGCCTATCGAAATTTTTGGGCCAGTCGGACTGAGGAAATACTTGAGAGTGTGCTTGGAATTGTCGCAATCTCTGCTTGGGTTTACTAACTCCGTACATGAACTTCACTGTTCGCATTCAG ATTTTTGTCAAAGTGGTAACACAGGACCTTTGGATTCATCCACAACAGACAGACAACATTCAAATGAAACATTGGGAAGAACTATATTTGAAAACAAGGATTGTTTATGGCAAGTTTGTCAGGAATCAAATTTGACTGTTTTTGCTGCTCCTCTCAAGCATCGAACTCTGTGCTTTGGTTATGTGGTTCAAGAGAAACAAATCCCTGGAAAGCTTGATCCTTCTTTGTTGAAACAAAAAGGAATTCCTCCAGGACCTTTgtattcaaaaataaaaaatggtgAAAGCATCATTGCTCCTGACGGCAGCCAGATCACTCCCAATGAGGTTATGGGGTTGCCTCGACCAGGGCGGAAACTTGTTATTCTTGGTGACACTTGTGACTCTTCCAAGATTAAAACAATTGCTGCTGATGCAGATGTCGTCGTTCATGAAGCAACCCTTGCAGATGAATTAAAAGAAGCATGCATTGACTATGGACACTCAACCCCAG AAATGGCTGGGCAGTTTGCAACGAGCATCAGGGCAAAGAAATTGGTTCTTACACATTTTAGCCAAAGATATAAAAGTGTTGGTAATGCTGAGTCAACAATTAATGTGGATGAGAGTGAAAATGTAAGTAAGCTTGTCAAACAAGCAGAAAAGACTTTCACAGGGTGCATAATAGCAGCAGATGACTTTATGGTGATCCAGGTTTTGCTAAAAAACTAG
- the LOC136909616 gene encoding zinc phosphodiesterase ELAC protein 1-like isoform X2 has protein sequence MELHSLGTGSCYPSPHMGASCTALKHESGCWMFDCGEGSQIQLRKSCIKPGKLTKIFITHLHGDHLFGLPGLLCTIGLNCAENRPPIEIFGPVGLRKYLRVCLELSQSLLGFTNSVHELHCSHSDFCQSGNTGPLDSSTTDRQHSNETLGRTIFENKDCLWQVCQESNLTVFAAPLKHRTLCFGYVVQEKQIPGKLDPSLLKQKGIPPGPLYSKIKNGESIIAPDGSQITPNEVMGLPRPGRKLVILGDTCDSSKIKTIAADADVVVHEATLADELKEACIDYGHSTPEMAGQFATSIRAKKLVLTHFSQRYKSVGNAESTINVDESENDCSHTVTT, from the exons ATGGAGCTGCACTCTTTAGGTACTGGATCATGTTATCCTTCTCCGCATATGGGAGCATCATGTACAGCCTTGAAGCATGAATCAGGTTGCTGGATGTTTGATTGTGGCGAGGGAAGTCAGATTCAACTTAGGAAGAGTTGCATTAAACCAGGAAAACTTACGAAGATTTTTATCACTCATCTTCATGGAGATCATTTGTTCGGGCTCCCTGGCTTATTATGCACGATAGGGTTAAACTGCGCGGAGAATAGGCCGCCTATCGAAATTTTTGGGCCAGTCGGACTGAGGAAATACTTGAGAGTGTGCTTGGAATTGTCGCAATCTCTGCTTGGGTTTACTAACTCCGTACATGAACTTCACTGTTCGCATTCAG ATTTTTGTCAAAGTGGTAACACAGGACCTTTGGATTCATCCACAACAGACAGACAACATTCAAATGAAACATTGGGAAGAACTATATTTGAAAACAAGGATTGTTTATGGCAAGTTTGTCAGGAATCAAATTTGACTGTTTTTGCTGCTCCTCTCAAGCATCGAACTCTGTGCTTTGGTTATGTGGTTCAAGAGAAACAAATCCCTGGAAAGCTTGATCCTTCTTTGTTGAAACAAAAAGGAATTCCTCCAGGACCTTTgtattcaaaaataaaaaatggtgAAAGCATCATTGCTCCTGACGGCAGCCAGATCACTCCCAATGAGGTTATGGGGTTGCCTCGACCAGGGCGGAAACTTGTTATTCTTGGTGACACTTGTGACTCTTCCAAGATTAAAACAATTGCTGCTGATGCAGATGTCGTCGTTCATGAAGCAACCCTTGCAGATGAATTAAAAGAAGCATGCATTGACTATGGACACTCAACCCCAG AAATGGCTGGGCAGTTTGCAACGAGCATCAGGGCAAAGAAATTGGTTCTTACACATTTTAGCCAAAGATATAAAAGTGTTGGTAATGCTGAGTCAACAATTAATGTGGATGAGAGTGAAAAT